A section of the Penaeus chinensis breed Huanghai No. 1 chromosome 17, ASM1920278v2, whole genome shotgun sequence genome encodes:
- the LOC125034247 gene encoding MIEF1 upstream open reading frame protein-like, with translation MMKKKTGTQPKQGRQTTLDFKFISTSKQFQECNMSSSPSRQQVLQLYRALLQYGRTLEFTDQDYFMQRIRKEFQKNKTLVSSEEKQFYFGKGLSFLSKQRLI, from the exons atgatgaaaaagaaaacgggaacccaACCAAAACAAGGCAGGCAAACCACGCTGGATTTCAAGTTCATTTCTACGTCCAAGCAATTCCAG GAGTGCAACATGAGCTCCAGCCCCTCTCGTCAGCAAGTTCTCCAGCTGTACAGGGCTTTGCTTCAGTACGGAAGGACACTGGAATTCACAGACCAAGATTACTTTAtgcagagaataagaaaagagttcCAAAAAAACAAGACATTAGTGTCTTCGGAAGAGAAACAGTTTTATTTTGGAAAGGGATTGAGCTTTTTATCCAAGCAACGACTTATATGA